A genomic region of Eucalyptus grandis isolate ANBG69807.140 chromosome 5, ASM1654582v1, whole genome shotgun sequence contains the following coding sequences:
- the LOC104445141 gene encoding anthocyanidin 3-O-glucosyltransferase 7, translated as MSSEKHVAILAFPFGCHPLPLANLLRKLAETVTNVHFSFLSTATSNRDLFPTSSRAKLPPNIKVYDIDNGLPVGHHGVMKEELVEQMNVFRMQAQKNYQAAIDAAERDARKKVSCLFSDALLLLAGEIAEEMHVPWVTFWVPSPCFLSAYVHAEVLRQLYHKTSCAGMAVAEAETDDKALEMVPGLSLFRMSDIPNYIKQDLTTSPVPNFVNQLGRMLPCAAAVIMNSYVEANPAPLIADLKSKFKILLHVGCSTVSFSPPPVLTSSDSDPTGCLMWLDTRDPRTVAYVCFGTVAVPSPTELSSLAEALESTGTPFLWSMKEHMMVHLPEGFLERTGQRGKIVSWAPQSRVLSHPACGVHVTHCGYNSVFESVAGGVPMICKPFWTDNMMNGRLVKEWWKIGVGVEGGTITKSGMVKALEVVLRSEDGKEMRKKAGELRERLVDASGPGGSVQADFKTLVDLVST; from the coding sequence ATGTCCTCGGAAAAGCACGTCGCCATCCTTGCTTTTCCATTCGGTTGCCACCCCCTGCCCCTCGCCAACCTCCTCCGTAAGTTGGCAGAAACTGTTACGAACGTCCACTTCTCTTTCTTAAGCACGGCCACGTCCAACCGTGATCTCTTCCCCACTTCGTCGAGAGCCAAGCTGCCGCCCAACATCAAGGTCTATGACATCGACAATGGATTGCCGGTTGGTCATCACGGAGTGATGAAGGAGGAACTGGTAGAGCAAATGAATGTGTTCCGCATGCAAGCCCAGAAGAATTATCAAGCTGCCATTGATGCCGCGGAGCGAGATGCAAGGAAGAAGGTGAGTTGTCTATTTAGTGATGCTTTATTACTTCTCGCAGGCGAAATCGCCGAGGAAATGCACGTTCCGTGGGTGACGTTCTGGGTCCCGTCTCCGTGCTTTCTGTCCGCTTACGTCCACGCCGAGGTCCTTCGTCAACTCTACCACAAAACCTCCTGCGCCGGCATGGCAGTGGCAGAGGCCGAGACCGACGACAAGGCACTGGAAATGGTTCCAGGGTTATCATTGTTTAGAATGTCAGATATCCCGAACTATATTAAACAAGACCTGACCACGTCGCCAGTGCCAAACTTCGTTAACCAGTTGGGGCGCATGCTGCCATGTGCCGCGGCCGTCATCATGAACTCCTACGTGGAAGCGAATCCGGCACCTCTAATAGCAGACCTCAAGTCCAAGTTCAAGATTCTCCTCCACGTAGGGTGCTCCACGGTGTCTTTCTCACCACCACCGGTGCTAACAAGCTCAGACTCAGACCCTACCGGTTGCTTAATGTGGCTAGACACCAGAGACCCTCGGACCGTGGCATATGTTTGTTTTGGGACGGTAGCTGTACCGTCGCCTACCGAGCTATCCTCTCTTGCCGAGGCCCTGGAATCCACCGGGACCCCATTCCTATGGTCTATGAAGGAGCACATGATGGTCCATTTGCCCGAAGGGTTCTTGGAGAGGACGGGGCAGCGTGGGAAGATAGTGTCGTGGGCCCCGCAGAGCCGGGTGTTGAGCCACCCAGCGTGCGGGGTGCACGTGACACACTGCGGGTACAACTCGGTGTTTGAGAGCGTGGCGGGGGGCGTGCCGATGATATGCAAGCCGTTTTGGACGGACAACATGATGAACGGAAGGTTGGTGAAGGAATGGTGGAAAATTGGAGTGGGAGTGGAGGGAGGGACCATTACAAAGAGTGGGATGGTGAAGGCATTGGAGGTGGTGCTGAGAAGTGAGGACGGAaaggagatgaggaagaaggcTGGTGAGCTTAGAGAGAGATTGGTGGATGCTTCCGGACCCGGAGGAAGTGTTCAAGCTGATTTCAAGACCCTTGTGGACTTGGTTTCTACTTAA